Proteins encoded together in one Lycium ferocissimum isolate CSIRO_LF1 unplaced genomic scaffold, AGI_CSIRO_Lferr_CH_V1 ctg10312, whole genome shotgun sequence window:
- the LOC132041468 gene encoding uncharacterized protein LOC132041468 yields MSKKSKASTSSDTNVSNNSLCSNNSLCVWSNAMGDTLIDAFCNEQTRGNRIGGTFTTHALDNILKELRSKFPNKFINKEKIHNRKREFKTKFAKCYDTFQMGMSGFSWVPITNMWDAEPEVWNQLIQAKPEAAELRTMSIRNYDKLIILYGKDRATGMHAETGPDMLKRGAHKNLKRSSTSSLTIDEVDEMISVNAASLENTEEHGQDKQN; encoded by the exons ATGTCGAAAAAGTCAAAGGCATCCACCTCAAGCGATACAAATGTTTCAAATAACTCTTTATGTTCAAATAACTCTTTATGTGTTTGGTCAAATGCTATGGGTGACACATTAATTGATGCATTCTGTAACGAGCAAACACGTGGGAACAGAATTGGTGGAACTTTCACTACACACGCACTGGATAACATATTGAAGGAGCTACGATCAAAATTTCCTAATAAATTTATTAACAAGGAGAAAATTCACAACCGAAAGAGAGAGTTTAAAACTAAATTTGCCAAATGCTATGACACATTTCAAATGGGGATGAGTGGGTTTTCATGGGTTCCCATAACAAATATGTGGGATGCTGAACCTGAAGTATGGAACCAGTTAATTCAG gcTAAGCCTGAAGCTGCTGAGTTGAGGACCATGTCAATTAGAAATTATGATAAGCTAATAATATTGTATGGAAAGGATCGAGCTACTGGAATGCATGCTGAGACTGGACCAGATATGTTAAAAAGAGGTGCtcataaaaatttgaaaagatcAAGTACTAGTTCGTTGACTATTGATGAGGTAGACGAAATGATTTCAGTGAATGCTGCCTCGTTGGAAAATACCGAGGAACATGGACAGGATAAGCAGAATTAA